Proteins encoded together in one Carya illinoinensis cultivar Pawnee chromosome 3, C.illinoinensisPawnee_v1, whole genome shotgun sequence window:
- the LOC122305426 gene encoding GDSL esterase/lipase At2g42990-like, producing MAVLTYTPWLLAITEFLILASITKSEVPAIIVFGDSSVDAGNNNVIATLLKSNFRPYGRDFAGGRPTGRFCNGRIPPDFISEAFGLKPTVPAYLDPAYNIADFATGVCFASAGTGYDNATSAVLNVIPMWKELEYYKDYQNKLRAHLGNKKANEVLREALYLVSLGTNDFLENYYTFPTRRAQFTVQQYEDFLITLSGNFLGELYGLGARKISLTGVPPMGCLPLERTTNIMGHHGCMEKYNNVALEFNGKLKTMASRLNKELHGLRLEIADAYNIFNQIIRRPSLYGFEVVEKACCGTGTFEMSYLCSDQSPFTCKDADKYVFWDSFHPTEKTNHIISNHLIPHLLEKFR from the exons ATGGCAGTACTCACATACACCCCATGGCTCCTGGCAATTACCGAGTTTCTGATTCTAGCGTCTATAACCAAAAGTGAAGTTCCTGCAATCATAGTTTTCGGAGACTCGTCTGTGGATGCAGGCAACAACAACGTCATTGCCACCCTTCTCAAGAGCAATTTCAGGCCTTATGGACGTGATTTTGCTGGTGGACGCCCCACCGGAAGGTTTTGCAATGGCCGCATACCTCCCGACTTCATTTCCGAGGCTTTTGGGCTCAAACCAACTGTACCTGCTTACTTGGATCCTGCCTACAATATAGCAGATTTTGCCACAGGTGTTTGCTTTGCTTCTGCTGGAACAGGCTATGACAATGCAACTTCTGCTGTATTa AATGTGATACCAATGTGGAAGGAGTTGGAGTACTACAAGGATTACCAAAACAAACTGAGAGCTCACCTTGGAAACAAGAAGGCGAACGAAGTTTTGAGGGAGGCTTTATATTTGGTAAGCTTAGGAACAAACGACTTCCTGGAGAACTACTACACATTCCCTACCCGGCGAGCTCAATTCACTGTCCAACAGTACGAGGATTTTCTCATAACCCTTTCTGGAAATTTCCTTGGGGAATTGTATGGCCTTGGAGCTCGGAAAATATCCCTTACTGGGGTTCCTCCAATGGGGTGTTTGCCACTGGAGAGAACCACAAATATCATGGGTCACCATGGTTGCATGGAGAAATACAACAATGTGGCTCTGGAATTCAATGGCAAGTTGAAGACTATGGCGAGTAGGCTGAATAAGGAGCTTCATGGACTCAGACTAGAGATTGCAGATGCATATAACATTTtcaatcaaatcattagaaggcCTTCTTTATATG GATTTGAGGTAGTAGAAAAGGCATGTTGTGGCACAGGCACATTTGAGATGAGTTACCTCTGCAGCGACCAGAGTCCATTTACATGCAAGGATGCCGATAAGTACGTATTTTGGGATAGCTTCCACCCTACAGAGAAAACAAATCACATAATCTCAAACCATTTGATTCCTCATCTGCTGGAAAAGTTTCgttga